In Drosophila yakuba strain Tai18E2 chromosome X, Prin_Dyak_Tai18E2_2.1, whole genome shotgun sequence, a single genomic region encodes these proteins:
- the LOC6525475 gene encoding U-scoloptoxin(05)-Er1a, translated as MWPPIHAHFGWLLSLALVVLLMSLQMVTVSGIECYVCDTSDTEHPFQCGEWFERYDIPDIQPQNCSSVHGAQFCVKHVGRFEGGIGAKRFCSSKDMGNYCDYVRNKGDRMDYRSCIYTCDTDGCNAAGRLELEWGVAAALLTLTWLLRH; from the coding sequence ATGTGGCCGCCCATCCACGCCCACTTTGGCTGGCTTTTAAGCCTGGCTCTCGTCGTTCTCCTGATGAGCCTGCAAATGGTAACGGTATCGGGGATCGAGTGCTATGTGTGCGACACGAGCGATACGGAGCATCCGTTCCAGTGCGGAGAGTGGTTCGAGCGATACGACATACCGGACATCCAGCCCCAAAATTGCTCCAGTGTACATGGCGCCCAGTTCTGTGTGAAGCACGTGGGCCGTTTTGAGGGTGGAATTGGGGCGAAGAGGTTCTGCAGCTCGAAGGACATGGGCAACTATTGTGACTATGTGCGAAACAAGGGCGATCGCATGGACTATCGCAGCTGCATTTACACTTGTGATACGGACGGTTGCAATGCGGCTGGACGGCTGGAACTGGaatggggcgtggcagcggcaCTCCTCACTCTCACTTGGCTCTTACGGCACTGA
- the LOC6525476 gene encoding innexin inx1, whose product MYKLLGSLKSYLKWQDIQTDNAVFRLHNSFTTVLLLTCSLIITATQYVGQPISCIVNGVPPHVVNTFCWIHSTFTMPDAFRRQVGREVAHPGVANDFGDEDAKKYYTYYQWVCFVLFFQAMACYTPKFLWNKFEGGLMRMIVMGLNITICTPEEKEAKRDALLDYLIKHVKRHKLYAIRYWACEALCCINIIVQMYLMNRFFDGEFLSYGTNIMRLSDVPQEQRVDPMVYVFPRVTKCTFHKYGPSGSLQKHDSLCILPLNIVNEKTYVFIWFWFWILLVLLIGLLVFRACIIFMPKFRPRLLNARNRMIPMEICGRLSRRLDIGDWWLIYMLGRNLDPVIYKDVMSEFAKQVEPSKNDRAK is encoded by the exons ATGTATAAGTTGTTGGGTAGCCTGAAGAGCTACCTCAAGTGGCAGGACATTCAGACGGACAACGCCGTCTTCCGGCTGCACAACTCCTTCACCACGGTGCTCCTGCTCACCTGCAGCCTGATCATCACCGCCACCCAGTATGTGGGCCAGCCGATCAGCTGCATCGTCAATGGCGTTCCGCCGCACGTGGTCAACACGTTCTGCTGGATCCACAGCACCTTCACCATGCCGGACGCCTTTCGCAGACAG GTTGGTCGAGAGGTGGCTCATCCTGGAGTGGCCAATGATTTTGGCGATGAGGATGCCAAGAAGTACTACACCTACTACCAGTGGGTCTGCTTCGTGCTTTTCTTCCAG GCCATGGCCTGCTATACGCCCAAATTCCTGTGGAATAAATTCGAGGGCGGCCTGATGCGCATGATTGTGATGGGTCTGAACATCACGATCTGCACTCCCGAGGAGAAGGAGGCCAAACGCGATGCCCTGCTGGACTATCTGATCAAGCACGTGAAG CGCCACAAGCTGTACGCCATTCGGTATTGGGCCTGCGAAGCTCTCTGCTGCATCAACATTATCGTGCAGATGTATCTGATGAATCGCTTCTTCGACGGCGAGTTCCTTTCGTATGGAACCAACATCATGAGGCTGTCGGATGTGCCGCAGGAACAGAGGGTGGATCCCATGGTCTATGTGTTCCCCCGTGTGACCAAGTGCACCTTCCACAAGTATGGTCCATCTGGTTCGCTACAAAAGCACGACTCCCTCTGCATCCTGCCGCTGAACATTGTGAACGAGAAGACGTACGTGTTCatctggttctggttctggatTTTGCTCGTCCTGCTCATCGGACTGTTAGTGTTCCG TGCCTGCATTATCTTTATGCCGAAATTCCGGCCCCGCCTTCTGAACGCCCGCAATCGCATGATTCCGATGGAGATATGTGGCAGGCTGTCCCGCAGACtggacattggggactggTGGCTCATCTATATGCTGGGTCGCAATCTCGATCCGGTCATCTACAAGGACGTGATGAGCGAGTTTGCCAAGCAGGTGGAGCCCTCCAAGAACGATCGTGCCAAGTAG
- the LOC6525477 gene encoding leucine-rich repeat-containing protein 57: MGNKQIKQHLETAQKTGILKISLQRLQEFPPQLKAYPNVLKTLDLSENRFERMPDELGKLTLLKHLNLSGNRLVELNEVVGELTKLEVLLLMDNMLTKLPKTLANCTHLKTVNLSNNQLKEFPSMLCGLKQLDVLDLSRNKITNVPADVGGLYVTELNLNQNQISSLAEDVADCPKLKTLRLEENCLQAAAFTPKILKDSKICNLAVDGNLFNSKQFTDLDGYDVYMERYTAVRKKMF; this comes from the coding sequence ATGGGCAATAAACAGATAAAACAACATTTGGAGACGGCCCAGAAGACGGGAATCCTGAAGATATCCTTGCAGCGGCTGCAGGAGTTCCCGCCGCAGCTCAAGGCCTACCCGAATGTCCTGAAAACGCTGGATCTCTCCGAGAATCGCTTCGAACGTATGCCCGACGAACTGGGCAAGTTGACGCTACTCAAGCACCTAAATCTCAGCGGGAATCGATTGGTGGAACTGAACGAGGTGGTGGGCGAACTGACCAAGCTggaggtgctgctgctgatggacAATATGCTGACCAAGCTGCCCAAGACTCTGGCCAATTGCACTCACCTGAAGACCGTGAACCTGAGCAACAACCAGCTGAAGGAGTTCCCCTCCATGCTGTGCGGCCTGAAGCAGCTGGATGTCCTGGATCTGTCCAGGAACAAGATCACCAATGTGCCCGCCGATGTGGGCGGACTGTATGTGACCGAACTGAACCTCAATCAGAACCAAATATCCTCGCTGGCGGAGGACGTGGCCGATTGTCCCAAGCTGAAGACGCTGCGGCTCGAGGAGAACTGCCTGCAGGCAGCGGCCTTCACACCCAAGATCCTCAAGGACTCGAAGATCTGCAACCTGGCCGTCGACGGCAATCTGTTCAACTCGAAACAGTTCACCGATCTCGATGGCTACGATGTCTACATGGAGCGCTATACGGCGGTCAGAAAGAAGATGTTCTAA
- the LOC6525478 gene encoding probable peroxisomal acyl-coenzyme A oxidase 1 yields the protein MSVNADLQRERAAATLDSEDFARWWAGGAWQLEERRSLERRFFEDPAFADTVHPSCLSYKERYEQTVARTTRFLAKLRQWQREKQPQLQLSVNMLRDFRLLLSGSLGTGLFQQSFPLRMHFTMFMTTILSQGTAEQQAQWLNRAWHMDGVLGTYAQTELGHGTFLRGLETRADYDALTQEFILNTPTQSSYKWWPGGLGNTANMAIVLAQLYVKGKHYGLQSFVVRIRDERTHEPLTGVDVGDIGPRLGGNGVNNGFLGLHDVRIPRNQMLMKNAQVLADGTFVQGRPPLLLYGTMVYVRVITLKDVLFGLLQGATIATRYSVVRRQSRINSDEPEVSILDHVTQQAKILPQIARGVSYRLVADWLWRFYAEVLRQLEDESMAGRNSLPELHALSCCLKAVATDEASEGVDLLRKSCGGHGFLSSANFDSIYGLATAAYTYEGEYTVLLLQTARFLVGQYVDSLKRKVLPTSVSYLRDTARLVWGKNLAANCARALEISALEQVRQAWQTQKMHQSSKVSAEMASNLAGRQLTSAAIAHAHAFFTRNALQQLEALRKKDDLSPNVSLVLGQLVELFVIDTFLRQSGCVLRWNNGITGTQLRFVERRFEELLAKLRPNAVALVDGFDFHDRVLGSTLGCHDGRVYERLMEEARRNPVNQEPVNSSFHNHLLPMMRGKL from the exons ATGTCTGTGAATGCGGATCTGCAGAGGGAGCGGGCGGCGGCCACCTTGGACAGCGAGGACTTTGCCCGCTGGTGGGCGGGTGGTGCTTGGCAGTTGGAGGAGCGTCGCTCGCTGGAGAGGCGTTTCTTTGAGGATCCCGCCTTCGCGGATACAGTGCATCCAAGCTGTTTGTCGTACAAGGAGCGCTACGAGCAGACCGTGGCCCGAACCACACGTTTCCTGGCCAAACTGCGCCAATGGCAGCGGGAGAAGCAGCCACAACTCCAGCTTAGTGTGAATATGCTGAGGGACTTTCGGCTGCTACTCTCCGGATCCCTGGGCACGGGTCTCTTCCAGCAGAGTTTTCCCCTACGGATGCACTTCACCATGTTCATGACCACCATATTGAGCCAGGGCACCGCGGAGCAGCAGGCCCAGTGGCTCAATCGAGCCTGGCACATGGACGGCGTCCTGGGCACCTATGCCCAAACGGAGCTGGGCCACGGCACCTTCCTCCGCGGCCTGGAAACCCGTGCCGACTACGATGCCCTCACGCAGGAATTCATCCTGAACACACCCACGCAAAGCTCATACAAGTGGTGGCCGGGCGGACTCGGTAACACCGCCAATATGGCCATTGTGCTGGCCCAGTTATATGTCAAGGGCAAGCACTACGGTTTGCAATCATTTGTGGTGAGGATCAGGGACGAGAGAACCCACGAACCGTTGACTGGAGTCGATGTGGGCGACATAGGACCTCGTTTGGGTGGCAATGGCGTGAACAACGGCTTCCTGGGACTTCACGATGTGCGAATACCGCGCAATCAAATGCTGATGAAGAACGCCCAAGTCCTGGCCGATGGCACCTTCGTCCAGGGCAGACCGCCGCTGCTGCTCTACGGCACAATGGTCTATGTGCGGGTCATTACCCTGAAGGATGTGCTCTTTGGACTGCTGCAGGGTGCCACCATTGCCACCAG GTATTCCGTGGTGCGTCGCCAGAGCCGGATTAACAGCGATGAGCCGGAGGTCTCCATTTTGGATCACGTCACACAGCAGGCAAAGATTCTGCCGCAAATTGCACGAGGTGTGTCCTATCGCCTGGTGGCCGATTGGCTGTGGCGCTTCTACGCGGAGGTTCTGCGCCAACTGGAGGATGAGAGCATGGCAGGACGCAACTCGCTGCCGGAGCTGCACGCCCTGAGCTGCTGCCTCAAGGCGGTGGCCACCGACGAGGCCAGCGAGGGCGTTGATCTGCTGCGAAAGAGTTGCGGCGGCCACGGTTTCCTCTCCTCGGCGAATTTCGATAGCATCTATGGTCTGGCCACTGCCGCATACACCTACGAGGGGGAGTACACGGTACTCCTGCTGCAGACAGCTCGTTTCCTGGTCGGCCAGTATGTGGATAGTCTGAAACGCAAGGTGCTGCCCACCAGTGTCTCCTATTTGAGGGATACTGCCCGCTTGGTTTGGGGCAAGAATCTGGCTGCGAATTGTGCACGAGCCTTGGAAATTTCCGCCTTGGAGCAGGTGCGTCAGGCATGGCAGACCCAGAAGATGCATCAATCCAGCAAGGTGAGTGCCGAGATGGCCAGCAATCTGGCTGGCAGGCAGCTCACCTCGGCTGCCATTGCCCATGCTCACGCATTCTTCACACGCAAtgcgctgcagcagctggaaGCACTTCGAAAGAAGGACGATCTTAGCCCAAATGTTTCCCTCGTCTTGGGCCAACTGGTGGAGCTATTTGTGATCGATACGTTCCTGCGCCAGTCGGGATGCGTGCTGCGATGGAACAACGGCATCACTGGCACCCAACTGCGCTTCGTGGAGCGTCGCTTTGaggagctgctggccaagCTGCGACCCAATGCGGTGGCTCTGGTGGACGGCTTCGATTTTCACGATCGTGTCTTGGGCTCCACGCTGGGCTGTCACGATGGCCGGGTGTACGAGCGGCTAATGGAGGAGGCACGCAGGAATCCGGTCAACCAGGAGCCCGTCAACTCGTCCTTCCACAACCACCTGTTGCCCATGATGCGGGGAAAGCTGTGA